CACTCCGGCCGCGTCGACCCGGCCCGCTACCGGGGGCTGGTCTTCCCGGGCCACGACGAGTACTGGTCGCCGCAGATGCGCCGCACCGCCGAGCTCGCCCGGGACAGCGGCACCTCGCTCGTCTTCCTCTCCTCCAACACCATGTACTGGCAGGTGGAGCTGGGCCCGTCCCCGTCCGGGGCCCCCGACCGCCTCCTCACCTGCCGAAAACGCCGGGGTCCCGGCAAACCCGCACTGTGGCGCGAAATCGACCGCCCCGAGCAGCAGTTGATGGGCATCCAGTACGAGGGCCGGGTCCCCGACCCCCACCCCCTGGTCGTGCGCAACGCCGACCACTGGCTCTGGGACGCGACCGGCGCCCACGAGAACGACGAGCTGGAGGGCATGGTCGCCGGTGAGGCCGACCGCTACTTCCCGCGCACGCCGCTCCCCGAGCACCAGGGCCGCATCCTCCTCGCCCACTCCCCGTACCGGGACGCCGACGACGTCGTCCGTCACCAGGAGACCTCCCTGTACCGCGCACCCTCCGGAGCCTGGGTCTTCGCATCCGGAACGTTCGCGTGGTCCCCGGCCCTGGACCGACCGGGCCACGTCGACACCCGCGTCCAACGAGCCACCGCAAACCTCCTGGACCGCATCTGCAAACGTGACTGAGTCCCGTACCGAGACCGGTGTCGACTCTCGGCGAGGCAGCCCCTGGGCAAGATCGGTCGCCCCATACGGGAGAATCGAGCCACTTGGACATCACCACGGGGAGGAACCGTGTCCGGATTCGTAGAAAAGCCCGAGCCGATCCAGGTTCCGGGCCTGGTGCACCTGCACACCGGCAAGGTGCGCGAGCTGTACCAGAACGAGGCGGGCGACCTCGTGATGGTCGCCAGCGACCGAACGTCCGCGTTCGACTGGGTGCTGCCGACGGAGATCCCGGACAAGGGGCGGGTCCTCACGCAGCTGTCCCTCTGGTGGTTCGACCAGCTCGCCGACCTGGTCCCGAACCACGTCCTGAGCACCGAGCTGCCGCCGGGCGCCCCCGCCGACTGGGCGGGCCGCACCCTCATCTGCAAGTCGCTCCAGATGGTCCCGGTCGAGGCCGTGGCCCGCGGCTACCTCACCGGCTCGGGCCTGGTGGAGTACAACGACTCCCGTACGGTCTGCGGTCTCGCCCTCCCCGAGGGCCTGGTCGACGGCTCCGAGCTGCCGGCGCCGATCTTCACCCCGGCCACCAAGGCCGCCGTCGGCGAGCACGACGAGAACGTGTCGTACGAGGAGGTCGCCCGCCAGGTCGGCGCGGAGACCGCCGCCCAGCTGCGCCAGACGACGCTGGCCGTGTACAGCCGGGCCCGGGACATCGCCCGTGACCGGGGGATCATCCTGGCCGACACCAAGTTCGAGTTCGGCTACGAGGGCGAGACCCTCGTCCTCGCCGACGAGGTGCTCACCCCGGACTCCTCCCGCTTCTGGCCGGCCGACCTCTGGGAGCCGGGCCACGCCCAGCCGTCCTTCGACAAGCAGT
The DNA window shown above is from Streptomyces akebiae and carries:
- a CDS encoding phosphoribosylaminoimidazolesuccinocarboxamide synthase — encoded protein: MSGFVEKPEPIQVPGLVHLHTGKVRELYQNEAGDLVMVASDRTSAFDWVLPTEIPDKGRVLTQLSLWWFDQLADLVPNHVLSTELPPGAPADWAGRTLICKSLQMVPVEAVARGYLTGSGLVEYNDSRTVCGLALPEGLVDGSELPAPIFTPATKAAVGEHDENVSYEEVARQVGAETAAQLRQTTLAVYSRARDIARDRGIILADTKFEFGYEGETLVLADEVLTPDSSRFWPADLWEPGHAQPSFDKQFVRDWLTSKASGWDRKSEQPPPPLPEEIVAATRAKYVEAYERLTGTSWS